Within the Setaria viridis chromosome 3, Setaria_viridis_v4.0, whole genome shotgun sequence genome, the region CTCAATCATACGCTGATATTGCTAGCTTAGATGAACTTCATTTCATTATCACTCAGTTTTGTCGGTGTTACTGGACGGAGCCAATTGTTTACCATAAACTAGTGACCGAAAACGTGGCGCCTGGCTCAGCTTATCCGCAGGCAGCAACTCTACTCCCTACTGGAGGGTAAGTTAAAAAAAACGAGAGGGTAAGTTAAAAAAAAGCACTCCGGGAGGTCCTCTACTTCACTTCCTAGAAGCCTCTTAATTCTTTCCTTCATTCTGTGGAGGTCTCTAGGGAGTCCTCTGTCCTTGGGGATTATTATTGGAGTTGGAGACACTCCACCTTCTATTTTAGGGAGACCTCTAAAttccctcctccacctttcATTCCTGGGGTTTCTAGGATCCTCTATCCTTTGGGCTATTGTTGGAGTTAGAGACACTTTTACGATGTTAACAAAATGGAAAGGACAGAGAACCCACTTGATATTTGAGGCTGTCGCTGGAGTTCTCTAATGGAAAGGATATATTCTCTCCGGAAAGATGAGAGCAACTGACGTTTCTTCAGAATTACTCCAGGTGGTTACGGAAGGAAGGTTGAAAAGGCATTCGAGTATCCAACCAAGAGGCAACTGCAGGAGGAGCTATCACGTCCAGGCTGTTGAGTGTTGAGCCATGGCATCAGATTCTGCCTCGCCTCCTGCCGGCGCTGCAGTCTGATAGAGATTGCTCACACGCGGCTTCGTTCATATCATGGCGATTCGCACGCAAACTCTTCAGCAGGCGGCGGAAACGCTTTCCATCCCTTCTTCTCTCTCAGGTGACACAATTTCTATTTTTCCTTGGTAAATGTGAAAATTATATATGTTTCCCGCGGTCAAAGTTGAAAAGAATAGCCACTCTCTGTTCACCTATGGTCTCTGGGATCTAGTCATTTTCCACACAAAGGCGTGAATGCTATGCAGTTCGTTTCTAGTATGTTGTGTAGGCAACACAAGGTCACAAAGGCTTGCGCTTCCTCCTTCCGTTGAGTAGGTCAGCTGAATCGGCGGCCAGTTGCAGCGATGGGGATAGTGGCTTCCATGTGCATGGAACCCATCAAGCGCCGGCGAGTGGAGAAGGACCTCGACgacaaggtggcggcggcgctccgggagCGGGCCAGGTCCCGGCAGCGGACGTTCCGGTCGGTGAACAGCATCACCATGCGCCTGCCCCGCTTCAAGGACGGCCTCCGGGACATCAAGGACGTCTTCGACCAGTACGGTAATTGACGCCCCTCTTCTGAGCACGCCTGCATTTTTGCAACGCGGAGGTCTCAAGAGCTTGCGTTGCAGACGAGAACTCCGACGGCACTATCGACAACGAGGAGCTGCGGCGCTGCCTGGGCAAGCTCCAGGTCCAGATGTCCGACGAGGAGGCCGACGACGTGCACCGCTACTGCGACATCGACCGCCGGAACGGCATCCAGTTCCAGGAGTTCGTCGTCCTCCTCTGCCTCATGTACCTGCTCTTCGGCCCCGATGTCACGCGACGCGTACGTGCTCTTCCTTCTTGTTCCTTTTTCTCTACAATTTCCATGGCGATCGATGAGGACTAGCTCATCGTGCGTCCTCAATGGTGGAAGGTCTTCAGGTCTCCGAGTTCGAGTCGGCGAAGCTCAACTACGTCTTCGACGAGCTCATCGACGCTTTCCTCTTCTTCGACAAGGACGGCGACGGCAAGATGAAGAGGAAAGACGTCACCCAGAGGATGAACGAGGAGTCGCACCAGGAGAGGACACCCAGCCACATCACGGCGCAGCTATTCAGTACCACTCTCTACTCCAGCTGCCATTCATTtcatccctctctctctctgcttgCGTTTATTTTAATTTGCAGAGGAGATGGACATCGACAGGAACGGGAAGGTGAACCTCAAGGAGTTCCTCTACTCCATAATCAGATGGGCAGGCCACGAGACCGAAGACGACGCAAGCAACGAGGGCTCTCCCTAGCGTGTCTTCCTTTTCGCCTCCGTTTTAACCGATGACCATCCAATTGCAAGTCCAGCTAGGTTCAAAACCAAAGGGTGACTTGTGGTGGTGTTATCCTTTCCAGATCGGATGGTTCATGTACTGTTATATGCAATAAATACAAAAACACTCGGATTTTGGAGAAATTCATGTGTGGAAGAGAGAAGAACCACCCGAATAGGCTCTTAAAGTAAATACGTTAGCAGCAGTGCAAAGAGCCTAACCATGACTTAAATCAGGGGTTTATAGGATTCGATGACAAATGTTTGATTAAGAGAGCCCTATCTTTTCCAAGGGAAGAAAAAGCCACATTCATGCATCGTTAGCACTACACAAAAGTGCAAGTCCTTCAAGGAGACGACTAAACAAACTTCATTTCTCACCAAGTTGGTCACCACCTGTTTGAAGATGCATGTGAGTGGAAATATTATCACTTCTCAACCAAGGGATTGTCATGCGAGTCAAAATTTACAATCAATGCatataaaaagataaatctGTTCCCAGAGTAAAAAAGATTATCAGAGGAGTCAACTGGCGTACATAAAAGACAGGCAAAGCACTACAAAGATGCGTTGGAACAGACACGCTTAATGTGGGGAAATTAACTTGCCTGGACCAGCTTTGTCAAATTGAGGTAGAAAGGTCTCTTGCAGAAATAGGGTATTTACCTAAACAGTAAACTATATGTTAGAATCAGGTAGAAACTTCTTGCAGAAATAGGGTATTCACCTAAACAGTAAACTATTTGCTAGACGAATAATCTATGTCAATGTTATCCTATaagcattttctttctcaatTGTATATCCCAATCATAGAATTGAAGACGAACTATGTTTCCTCTCAGAAAAACTGGACCTTACCATGATCTGCATAGATTTGAACTAGAATCGCTAAGAACTCAACGAGTCCTATATAACAATTGAACTTCACTTGACTGCGCAAGAGTGCTAGGTTTTATCATGTCTATAACTCTGAACTTTGATTTTTAGAAACGAAACCACATGCTGGAGCGTCAGCCCCACCCAAAAGAAAACGCTAACTAAAATGCTTTGACAGATATTGGACTAgatgtttcttcttcttcttttctttactGGGCTAGAGATTGGTCTAGAGTTGAAAGGAGATGTATAGCTATTGCGATGATTTCCGCATCATGAGACAGTTTTGCCATTAACTGTATTCTGCCAGAGACGCGTTTCGTGGTGTTGAATACAGCAAGCTACAAATATAAATTTAAATAGAATACTTAGTGCGGCTGATAAACATCTGGAACAAGATTATTTCAATGTCAAAGACATACAACAACCACAGAGCTTGTTACAAGCAAATTGGTGTACGATGGAGATGAAAGCCTGAGCCACTAACAAAGATATAAAAGTGAAAAAGTAACAGTAATCCAAATAATAGTTAAAAGGAGATTGATAGCCTAGGTCAGCGTTCAGGTATATGTATTACTGATTTCTACGTGCTCCTATCAAATTACTCCCTCCGATCACAAAAATGCAAGTTATTTACGACATTGACATTGTCGACACGGTGAGATCTTGACTAGAAGTTTCTAAAAGAATATGATATCTAAAAGGACTTACCACTACCATTACATCCACGTCAGAATCACAGCCAATTCCTTTTCCAAATGGTCCCTGCATATATCCAGCAACATATGCTCCAACTAAAAACAGCGACCAAATATGTCATCATCATAAAGTATGCATGAAACAGGACTTATTTTCATAACATTTATAGAGAACATAATTAATCTATAATGCACACATGCCTGAACTGCAGTAGCAATGCATTCTCCGTTCACAGCTTGAATAATATCACCCATCCTAACACCAAGTTTCTCAGCATTAGATCCTCCTGACACCCACGCTTCAATGGAAATAAATAACTCCTTATGCAtaacaataaaaaataaatatttaaaaaaaatgagaaaatggtTCTACTTATGGATGGACAATCAATACCTCTACGATGATAAGACCAGCATCAACACGATACTTCTGAGATATCTTCTCTTTACTGACAAGGTTTAGACATTTGATGCCAAGACACTTCATCCCAAGATGGATCCGAGGGACACAACTATACCAAATAATTATTTATTAGATTCCAAAGTAGGCAAATGACAGCAAACATTTTCAACCAAGTAGTCAAAAGTTACAAACAGACGTGTGTATACCAAACAAAACCAGATAATTCGATCTTGAATATAAGCCTACAAAGTTCAAAGTGTCTTTTGATTTAACCCCTCCGCCCAacccaaggaaaaaaaaacctatAAAAACTTGTTCATATGAGCTCCTACAGGGTTTTAGAGCTTGTTCGGTCAACATGGTGCTGACAAAACACAGTTTCATCCTAACTAGCCTTTTACAAACCATGAACTAACAAAAGGCTTATATTCAAAGAGGGCTGAGCAATATTAtagaaaatagaaataaaaCAGAAACATACCTGAATGTCCTCCAAAGATGCAAGCACTTGAGAATGGTTGAAGAAGGTATGAAATCTATGGAACTATGTACCATTCCAATAACATCTCCTTCCAAGTCTATGACTGCCCCTCCAAAACCACACTACAATATTTGTGTTGTTAATATTAGAAAACAGCATGTGTAGGCATGcaaatcaaaataaaaagaaatcaaaTAATTTAATCTCAAAGCAGAAATGAATTGTACCGGAAATATACCACCATCGTAGTACATGTAATGGTGACGCTGACACGAGCCTGCACCTTTGTTCAGCACTTTGCCATCCCCTATCTGCAAATCCAACTTATCTCTTCCAAGTAGAAAAATATCGTCAGCAAACATCACTTCCTTTCTAAAACGAGGTAACCTTTTTGGTGGATCGATAGGTACTGATCAGAGCAAAACAATATTGCTTGTCTAAATACACCAATTTACCCGTCACCTAAGTATCATCCATATGCAATAACTGAACATGGACCTAAACAAAAGTTGGAAAATACATGATGTTatctttctgattttttttagattaaggaacaTTGTCCGGCCTCGATCATCCTTAATTGGATGTCTACAGCCACCAACTTACAACCTGGACACAAAACAAGCAGCTCTCAGGCTGCTCCTGAAACTACTAGAGCCAAAATACAGTTTAGATAAGactaaacaaggtaggatcgAACTAAAACAGACCAAGCTCCTAGGTCTATAGTCTGGTTCCAAAACGGAGTTCAGACAAGACTAAACAAGATCTGTGATACTTCTTAGGATCGAACTAAAACAGACCAAGGTCCCAGATCTAGAGACAGCTTCCAGGTAAACTGAAGAAAGACCCACGCCATCAGCACATAAACCTTTCAAGATCTGCCCTGACGCCAGACAGCCTAAGACATCAATCTTCTCCTAAAGTTCCATCCATATTTATGGAAGAAATCCAAAGCAGTAATTTCAAGTCTGCTACAGTTCTTCTTCAAAtcaattttctcttcctccttagaTAGCATCGCCCATGCCCTTGCCCAATAAGTCCCTCTGAACATTACCTGCAAAAAGGAGTTAGTGGTATTTCCTTTGAACATCACATCATTTCTATTCAACCAAATAGCCCAGCATAGTGCAACAGCTCCTACAATCATCTGGTTTCTATATTTCCAGGGATAATCTCTAGCCCAAGAACCCAGCATATTAGGACCACTAACAGGCGGTTGAATtccaaatgaaaagaaaactGTATTCCAAATGCATCTTGCTAAATGGCAATCAAAGAATAGGTGTTGCACCGTTTCTTCATCGTTGCAAAAACAACACTTGGTACTACCTTGCCATCTTCTCTTTGCAAGATTGTCCTTAGTTAGGATCACTCCCTTCTTCAAATACCATAAGAAGAAGGGAGTGATCCTAACTAAGGACAATCTTGCAAAGAGAAGATGGCATAAAGTACCTTTATAGAAATGCACAACATAATCAATTAAATTTACAACTAAAGCATctagagaaggagagggagttATCATATTTTAGCTATCTACACCATCAGAGATATCAAGGAATGGTACAGAAGTAAAAATGTGCATAGAACCTTTAACGGACAATCTGCCACTCCCACTTTGGGTTGAATTTTCTTATTATTCGATATGGCGCATCAAACTATGCTTAAAATTAACACATATAAATTGCTCTCTTAAAAGAAgatactactttctttatttcGAAAAAACTTACCTCAGCATTTGGAGCATATTCTTCTCCGCCTAACCACTCATCCACATGTTGATGCCTTGAGCAAATTAGATCCGCAGTCGTTAAAATGGTTCCAGTGCCCTCACTCCACTCCATCAAAATTCCCGAGCATTGTTTTAGTAACACACCATCTGCATACGCCGTGTGTTAGGAAATGACAACAAACTCTGTATATAGTGCAACTAAATACAAGAATCCCATGTACCGATATATGCAGAGAGCCCCAAAACGAACTTTGAGGCTGTAAGGATTGTATCTGCTGCACTTTCTTGAATTGGATTTGAATCAAAATAAGTCTCATCGTCCAATGTCGGAAGCTTGGGTAGTTGAGCTACACATACAtgcacaagaaaagaaaaaaacaaagtgAAAAAAAGGATGATGTTTATCTAAACACCAGTTGTTGTTCTTTGGTCCTAGACAGTACACAGAGGAAACGGTGGACTGAAATTAGAACCTATTTTCTTGGAGTATTTTTGTTCCGCCTTTTCGTAGGCTTCGGATAACACTGGGTCCGGGGAAAGGGATGGTTCGCTGAGTTCCTCTCCGTTGGAATCATACTCCACCATGTACGGCCGGCAGATGGGAGAGTTGGGTATAAAGGCACCTGCAGCAGCAACTGACTCCGTCACGGCCTCCACCTCTTCCTTTCCGGCGGCCGCTTCCCCTGCAGCCGCCGGTGTGGGCGGCATGCCACGAGGGTGTTGTGGAGAGGAGAGACGTCGCCTCTTGCTGGCCGCTGTGGCAGACGAAGcttccgccgccgtcgcctcctcctcctctgcgggGGTTGTCCAAGCTCTGGCGGCCGCCATTGCGGGGACAGGGGGCTCGCCGTCCATGTGGGTGGCAAGTGGGATCTCAAGCGCGATCACTCCGATCCTCTGCCTCCGAGTGTATCACGCCGCCGTTCCGGACGTATCGGCTGGGATTGGGTTTAAAGCCGCGCGCATTGTAAACGCAATGCATTCAAACAGGACGATCGACAACGAGGAGCCTTCATGCACGCCACATTTTCCTGGCCTCTCCctaatgttttcctttttaacCAGCGACAGATTTCCAGTTCGGTTATATATGTTATGTAATGCAAGGAGCAATTTTGGCggcatttcaatttttttttaacgcGCAATGCAAATGGTTTGAGCAACAACGCATTATTGCAACTCGATCCGAAGTTGTTAGGACCGGATGGAACTTCATGTAAAACTTCGGGATAGCATTTTCTCTAATTCCTAGTATGGGTACAGGGAGGACTTTATCCTTTCTTTCTCCGAAAGAACAAAGCGAAAAATGAAAACAAGGGTGTCGAAGATGCAAAAAATGGCAATGGGCTTGGAAGGCACCgactttgaagtttgaaccccACTTCCCATGCAACTTACATCAGGACTCCAGCAGCATTGTCAAGTGCCTTCTTTGCAATCTTGAATTTGCTAGCCAAGTCCTTCCCAGAGTCCTCAGCAATCACATGCCGCTTGATGAACAGCACAATGCCATCTCTCAATATCTCGAGCTCTGGAAGACCAGCGATACGGGTGAAGACATTCCACACCAGCGCATCGTCTTTCCGTAGTAAGGTCTCAAACAACATTTGGAAATGGGTGATCCTCTCCGGAGTCATCTCCACTGGGTTTGACAGGTTGACAACCTTCAAAGTTGCGAGGGAGAGGGTGAAATTTGACAACATCTCTGCAACTAGTTTTGCAAGGTTCATGGTTCGGTTTGGCTCCATATTGTCTAGCTCCTTGAAATGATCCCAGATGCAGTACTGCAATAACACCAGAATAAACCAGAGAATGCATAATCAGAAAAAACAAAGCTATGTCACCACCTATGCTGAAAGAAAGCTACAAGAATTAAACACAAAGCCTAGAGGGTTCTATCCAAATCTGCATTTGTCCATATAGGCTACCAGTCTTGCAATGCTAATGTGGTATTCACATCAGTTACCAATATGAAATATTTGAAAAATGCCAAGTTTAGTTCACCAAGGTCTAGGCTTGTCATAGTAGAATGTTTGATTCATCCTACTGCAAAAATGTCTCATCTATAAGATTCTTTATTACGGAAAAGAATGGTCTAAAATATATTAAGGAAAATAAACGTACATAAGCTATTAGAAAGAGTAATTTCTGAGGCATTAACATAGGTAGCAAACATGGTAAAAATATGACAGTATACCTGCAAGCTGAACTTGTGATTTTTCTCATGGCTGCATAGCTTGGAAACAAGGACAGTGTAGTACTTATTGAACATCTTTTCTTGCAGACAACAGTCAACAATGACCCTTATAATTTCTCGATCCTGCATATCAACAAAGGAAAAGGGATAAATAATTAATATTGTGATATACATACAGAACAACTCATCTTCAAAAGCATTAATGCATGCCTGCTTCCCAGAAAGGCCCAGCCTCAAGAGCTTCTCAAAAGCATCTACATAGTCTTCGGCACTCATTATAATACAAAAGATTGCTCTTCGTATGTCCGTGTTCATCCGCTGAGCTGCTGCAAGCTGAAGAAGCTTTTGTGTCTCCGCAACATCCTTGCTTATTACAGCAGCAACATCTTCAATATTACCTGCTGTGGATGGAACATCCCCAGACAACCACCATTGCCCTTTCTTATCAGGGTCCAAAAGCCTACTCCATGTTAGCCCTCGCAAGAGGACATCTTCTGCCTTAAGCTGTCAGTGtgtagaaaaggaaaaaaaataaagtgtTAACTGCATTGTGAAATCACAATTCATAACTGCAGATGACGGATAAGTTGTTCTGGTACAAACCTTttgaagccacttttttattCGAGTATGGTTTGAGGAGTGTGAAGGATCATCTTTAGGCCTTTTCTTATTGTTCTTAATGTCACATATGGTATTGAGCATAAATTCCATCTGGGTGGTAAGTTTAAAACCAGTCAGTGAAATTTAAACCTAGCTGGAAAATAATGCTTCTTAAATAGGTGTATTGAGCAAGACAAATTACTCTTTTGCCGTGTCTTTCTGTTTCTCCGTCTTCTCGAACACCAGAG harbors:
- the LOC117849627 gene encoding probable calcium-binding protein CML22 isoform X3, which gives rise to MAIRTQTLQQAAETLSIPSSLSGQLNRRPVAAMGIVASMCMEPIKRRRVEKDLDDKVAAALRERARSRQRTFRSVNSITMRLPRFKDGLRDIKDVFDQYDENSDGTIDNEELRRCLGKLQVQMSDEEADDVHRYCDIDRRNGIQFQEFVVLLCLMYLLFGPDVTRRVSEFESAKLNYVFDELIDAFLFFDKDGDGKMKRKDVTQRMNEESHQERTPSHITAQLFKEMDIDRNGKVNLKEFLYSIIRWAGHETEDDASNEGSP
- the LOC117849627 gene encoding probable calcium-binding protein CML22 isoform X1, with translation MAIRTQTLQQAAETLSIPSSLSGQLNRRPVAAMGIVASMCMEPIKRRRVEKDLDDKVAAALRERARSRQRTFRSVNSITMRLPRFKDGLRDIKDVFDQYDENSDGTIDNEELRRCLGKLQVQMSDEEADDVHRYCDIDRRNGIQFQEFVVLLCLMYLLFGPDVTRRVSEFESAKLNYVFDELIDAFLFFDKDGDGKMKRKDVTQRMNEESHQERTPSHITAQLFSTTLYSSCHSFHPSLSLLAFILICRGDGHRQEREGEPQGVPLLHNQMGRPRDRRRRKQRGLSLACLPFRLRFNR
- the LOC117849627 gene encoding probable calcium-binding protein CML22 isoform X2; its protein translation is MGIVASMCMEPIKRRRVEKDLDDKVAAALRERARSRQRTFRSVNSITMRLPRFKDGLRDIKDVFDQYDENSDGTIDNEELRRCLGKLQVQMSDEEADDVHRYCDIDRRNGIQFQEFVVLLCLMYLLFGPDVTRRVSEFESAKLNYVFDELIDAFLFFDKDGDGKMKRKDVTQRMNEESHQERTPSHITAQLFSTTLYSSCHSFHPSLSLLAFILICRGDGHRQEREGEPQGVPLLHNQMGRPRDRRRRKQRGLSLACLPFRLRFNR
- the LOC117849756 gene encoding uncharacterized protein, translating into MAAARAWTTPAEEEEATAAEASSATAASKRRRLSSPQHPRGMPPTPAAAGEAAAGKEEVEAVTESVAAAAQLPKLPTLDDETYFDSNPIQESAADTILTASKFVLGLSAYIDGVLLKQCSGILMEWSEGTGTILTTADLICSRHQHVDEWLGGEEYAPNAEVSFFEIKKVMFRGTYWARAWAMLSKEEEKIDLKKNLPIDPPKRLPRFRKEVMFADDIFLLGRDKLDLQIGDGKVLNKGAGSCQRHHYMYYDGGIFPCGFGGAVIDLEGDVIGMVHSSIDFIPSSTILKCLHLWRTFRIIWYSCVPRIHLGMKCLGIKCLNLVSKEKISQKYRVDAGLIIVEVLIGSNAEKLGVRMGDIIQAVNGECIATAVQLEHMLLDICRDHLEKELAVILTWM